The DNA segment TACTGTTGTTTCTCCACCGACTCTTCTGAACTAATTCCACCACCAtttttatacgatttaaaaattcaaagtgattCCCCACATTTATACCTCACATTTACGTCCTTCCAAGGTCCAAAAGTACAGAACGCCACTCGCTCAGTAACAACTTGATTCCGATCCGGTTAGTTGAGACGAATAACATCACCGCAAAGTATCCacactttatttttcattagTTCACGAAAGCAACCACTGACAGCCATGGTGGGCCTAAATAATCGAAGTAAATATTACAGCAAACACAATGACGAAGCAGAAGACGAGGTGGGCTTGTACTAATTGCATTGCAATTACTTTAATTTGTGGTAAAATTGCAGTCACTGCTTCAGCCCTTTGTCCACATTGCCAGGATCCCTGGAAAGAAGGTCAGATCGAAGTTGTGCCAAGCTCTCAACAACTGGATGCACATCTCTGAAGAAAAACTGCGACAAATCGAAGATGTTTTAGAGATGCTCCACAACGCCAGCCTCCTGTGAGTGCAATTttattagtattttttattattgcaaagCTTTTGGGTTTTAGACTAGACGACATCCAAGACGACTCTATTCTTCGTCGAAGTGTCCCAACAGCTCATTCGATTTACGGAGTTTCTCGCACTGTTAATTCCGCGAATTACGCAGCTTTCGTAACTTTTGAGAAAGTCCTTGATATTGGCGATCCCAAGGTACGACGGAATTTGTGTGCGAGAAGAACCTAAAACCTTGACAATTTTAGGGCATCCAAAttacaattgaaaaatgcctTGACCTGTACAGAGGTCAAGGTATGGAGCTTTACTGGAGAGACAATTTCATTTGTCCTACTTTGGACGAATACAAACTGATGTGCATTCGAAGTAAGTTgtttcaatttcaataaaacaatCAAACAAAAATCGTACCTTAGAAACCGGCGGTTTATTCTTATTGGCAATCCAATTAATTCAATTGTTCAGCGATGTCAAAGACGATTTTACCAAATTTGGCGAATCGGTTGGACTTTTCTTCCAAATACGCGACGACTACATGAATTTGTGTTCCAAGGAAGTAAGTACTACactttattttgattttttcattattctataattatacagggtgatttataaTAGGTGTAAAAAACAATCACATCGTGTTCGGGACgtcattttaagaaaaaaatgttatataaatataggtcctaatttttttatttacagaataaataaacaatatctGCATATCTAGCTACACTAAACTtattcattttgacaattataACTGTTTACAAATTATGTTGTTTATTTCCATGGCTATTAGATTTTAAAGTTGTacttgaataatttatttcaatcaacTTTAAATCTGTTGTAGTtctgtaaataaacaaaatagcaCCTATAttaatataacatttttttcttaaaatgacCTCCCGGACACGTTGACAAAGTTTTTTACACTTAttataaatcaccctgtattttagtACACCATAAGCAAAACGTTCTGTGATGACCTGACCGAAGGCAAGTTCAGTTTTCCTGTTATTCACGCCATCCAGACCCACCCGGAGGATAAGCGAGTAATTAGTATCCTTTCCTAAGAGCAATGTACAGTTTTGTACCAGAATTATCATGACCTTAACACCTTGCACAGATATATTAAAGCAGAAAACGAGAGATGTTGCAGTGAAGAAGCAGtgtttgtcaattttgaagaaGTTCGGAAGTTTGGATTATACTAAAGAAGTACTTCTGAAACTGAAGGAAGAAATAATCCATGAAGTGAGCTTGTTGCCAGAAAATCCCATGATAATACATCTTTTAGATCACGTTCTTAAGTTAGACTAGCTCTAATTTCTTTATCATATATTTTGTATGTAAGTggatattaaataaataattaattagctaatttaaatttttccttaGATGTCcttatacaatttttaaattatacagggtgtcttaaaattatcgtattacgagttcggggcttagtaggggacatcctgtccaagtaaaaatgttaaaaaaaaattgctgtcactttgaaaaaaaatatcaaagttgctaatttgttcaaaaatacctgattaatattctagctatgttggacttcccttttgaataaaacttatttttttgagATAAAGCTgctttttcaagaaatgtcttttcatttatattttaatattttacataatcatcctcaccatatttcaaaatgaatatcaaccatttatattttttatttgaagaaaagtttgaaccttcagacccatatatctttgtaaagaccccccctatattttttattttattttttcgagattcctgagatctTTCCCTACAAAACCCCAGACTTGGAACACATTAATTTttcgacaccctgtataatcgtttttttttttaattatttgacagTTATTGGTGCAGTTCAATCGGGATTATTGAGTcgaataaatgaataattttaaaggATAAAACACTGGTGATGACacattttagcaaaaatttgaatgtgtaaacaGGTTCAGAATATTT comes from the Tenebrio molitor chromosome 9, icTenMoli1.1, whole genome shotgun sequence genome and includes:
- the LOC138138219 gene encoding terpene synthase-like is translated as MVGLNNRSKYYSKHNDEAEDESLLQPFVHIARIPGKKVRSKLCQALNNWMHISEEKLRQIEDVLEMLHNASLLLDDIQDDSILRRSVPTAHSIYGVSRTVNSANYAAFVTFEKVLDIGDPKGIQITIEKCLDLYRGQGMELYWRDNFICPTLDEYKLMCIRKTGGLFLLAIQLIQLFSDVKDDFTKFGESVGLFFQIRDDYMNLCSKEYTISKTFCDDLTEGKFSFPVIHAIQTHPEDKRVINILKQKTRDVAVKKQCLSILKKFGSLDYTKEVLLKLKEEIIHEVSLLPENPMIIHLLDHVLKLD